In the genome of Lycorma delicatula isolate Av1 chromosome 8, ASM4794821v1, whole genome shotgun sequence, one region contains:
- the LOC142329236 gene encoding uncharacterized protein LOC142329236 produces the protein MQQKWSTIFLKIVVSVLLINYLIHQVASEKKKKVIIKVPAHVKHIYHHHLKTVHIHQPKPKEHHIHHNHVHKEHQHHDHHEIIHNDRDDYKSNRNTKGYGSWRDYDSEKSTKTYRDYRAYTSLSKERPPPPEPPIYYDDDYVAGGYRGWKPMGEGKGYNPYRWRDDSTYGRGPGIKNKGVVYEPEGLGLEKSKRYEEIDLTYGAAEKYRNYYSGITDNRGFKNHDDLIRNYDSPEDVEYSTSIIRDEYAVPPKEFNNHDSSYNIDKKVQSDVIYNQDSTNVWNEQLNSPINVWTEKTKVVTPPVLPPIKESIWPALQESSWNLNKNSDTVLYNYNNNNNNNNKTNNKSNAIATAASFVYHNHGLSTPVETIAKPVTPVTPFQSTFVNKKPVSSYQVQVMHFNNEQPQTRV, from the coding sequence aaaaaaggtGATAATTAAAGTACCAGCCCACGTTAAACATATCTACCATCATCATCTAAAAACAGTGCATATACATCAACCGAAACCAAAAGAACATCACATACATCATAATCACGTTCATAAAGAACATCAACACCACGATCATCATGAAATAATACACAACGACAGAGatgattataaaagtaatagaaatacaAAAGGTTATGGAAGTTGGAGAGATTACGATAgcgaaaaaagtacaaaaacttaTAGAGATTATAGAGCGTATACATCATTAAGTAAAGAAAGACCACCGCCTCCTGAACCGCCGATATACTATGACGATGATTATGTAGCGGGTGGTTATAGAGGTTGGAAACCGATGGGAGAAGGTAAAGGATACAATCCTTACAGATGGAGAGATGATAGTACGTACGGTAGAGGACCcggtattaaaaataaaggtgTCGTATACGAACCGGAAGGTTTGGGTTTAGAAAAATCAAAACGTTATGAAGAAATCGATTTAACATACGGTGCCgctgaaaaatacagaaattattattcagGTATTACGGATAATAGAGGTTTTAAAAATCACGATGATTTAATACGAAATTATGATAGCCCAGAGGATGTAGAATATAGTACGTCGATAATCCGCGATGAATATGCAGTACCGCCGAAAGAATTTAATAATCACGATTCaagctataatattgataaaaaagtaCAATCTGATGTAATATATAATCAGGATAGTACGAATGTATGGAATGAACAATTAAATTCACCGATAAATGTTTggacagaaaaaacaaaagttgtaaCACCACCTGTGTTACCGCCAATTAAAGAGTCTATATGGCCTGCGTTACAAGAAAGTAgttggaatttaaataaaaatagcgaTACAGTATTGtacaattacaacaataataataacaataacaataaaactaacaACAAATCCAATGCAATAGCAACTGCAGCGTCATTTGTTTATCACAATCATGGATTAAGTACTCCAGTAGAAACAATAGCAAAACCAGTGACACCTGTAACACCATTTCAATcaacatttgttaataaaaaacctGTCTCATCGTATCAAGTACAAGTAATGCATTTTAATAATGAACAACCCCAAACAcgtgtttaa